Proteins co-encoded in one Candidatus Limnocylindrales bacterium genomic window:
- the ychF gene encoding redox-regulated ATPase YchF produces MGLSIGIVGLPNVGKSTLFNALTKAQNAEAANYPFCTIEPNKAVVPVPDARLAGLARIANPERIVHATVDFVDIAGLVRGASKGEGLGNQFLTHIRETAAIVHVVRCFEDPDIVHVDGSVDPARDVEVIETELILADMQSIEGKIERLTRKAKGDKEAAAQLEVARRLSAHLGAGKPACDFPERDDNVAAALLDEMGLLSGKAVIYCANVDDGSLGEDNEHVVALRRWAASRNAAVVKISAKVEEELVGLDDAEKAEFLASYGVVESGIEQIIRRSYEILGLCSYFTAGPKEVRAWTIHRGWKAPKAASVIHTDFERGFIRAEVIAYDDYVAHKGEAGCKAAGVLRVEGKEYVVQDGDVMHFRFNV; encoded by the coding sequence ATGGGCCTCAGTATCGGCATCGTCGGCCTTCCCAACGTCGGCAAGTCCACCCTCTTCAATGCGCTGACCAAGGCCCAGAACGCAGAGGCGGCCAACTATCCGTTCTGCACCATCGAGCCGAACAAGGCCGTCGTTCCGGTGCCCGATGCGCGCCTGGCCGGCCTGGCGCGCATCGCCAATCCGGAGCGCATCGTTCATGCCACCGTCGACTTCGTCGACATCGCCGGGTTGGTGCGCGGCGCCAGCAAGGGCGAGGGCCTCGGCAACCAGTTCCTGACCCACATCCGGGAGACGGCGGCCATCGTGCACGTGGTTCGGTGTTTCGAGGACCCGGACATCGTCCACGTCGACGGCAGCGTCGATCCCGCGCGCGACGTCGAGGTCATCGAAACCGAGCTGATCCTGGCCGACATGCAGTCGATCGAGGGCAAGATCGAGCGCCTGACGCGCAAGGCCAAGGGCGACAAGGAAGCGGCGGCGCAGCTCGAGGTCGCCAGGCGGCTGTCGGCGCATCTCGGCGCCGGCAAGCCGGCGTGCGACTTCCCCGAGCGCGACGACAACGTCGCCGCGGCGCTGCTCGACGAGATGGGGCTGCTCTCGGGCAAGGCCGTGATCTACTGCGCCAACGTCGACGACGGCAGCCTTGGCGAAGACAACGAGCACGTCGTCGCGCTCAGGCGATGGGCGGCGTCGCGCAACGCGGCGGTCGTCAAGATCTCGGCCAAGGTCGAAGAGGAGCTCGTGGGACTGGACGACGCGGAGAAGGCCGAGTTTCTCGCCTCGTACGGAGTCGTCGAGAGCGGCATCGAGCAGATCATCCGCAGGAGCTACGAGATCCTCGGCCTGTGCAGCTACTTCACCGCCGGCCCCAAGGAAGTGCGCGCGTGGACGATCCATCGCGGCTGGAAGGCGCCGAAAGCCGCCTCGGTCATCCACACCGATTTCGAGCGCGGCTTCATCCGCGCCGAGGTCATCGCCTACGACGACTACGTCGCGCACAAAGGCGA